Proteins from one Halogeometricum sp. S1BR25-6 genomic window:
- a CDS encoding TrmB family transcriptional regulator: protein MSRSNGRDDASLRADLSVFGLSDTEIDTYLTLLSRGEATTRTVAENADVTQRAVYGIAERLEERGLVRVKDHASPTTISALPPEEAMESLKERLESITPSLEERFDQSTSQTPEIRMVKSRNTALKRLRSGLSEAEHEALVAIPDHVYPEIEDELRAAVDRGVFTFLLLGERDEADDVEREFAGVADVVRYWHQSLPFLYAVDDESAMIGNSDVLSLTHNDKDAVTVSQGHLSGSVLGMYLSAYWPASTIQYVAEPEPLPATFDWFRQAVFHAFLHRQQGTNLWADVVTDDGTQLSGRVVDVRQAFVEPSTNDYTLETSIHLETDTGTVSCGGPGAFIEDHRAEMVALRSEP, encoded by the coding sequence ATGAGTCGATCGAACGGGCGAGACGACGCGTCGCTCAGAGCGGATTTGAGCGTGTTCGGACTGTCCGACACGGAGATCGATACGTACCTCACCCTCCTCTCGCGAGGGGAGGCGACGACGCGAACAGTCGCGGAGAACGCCGACGTGACACAGCGGGCGGTGTACGGCATCGCCGAGCGACTCGAAGAGCGCGGACTCGTCCGGGTGAAAGACCACGCGTCGCCGACGACGATCAGCGCACTCCCCCCGGAGGAGGCGATGGAGTCGCTGAAAGAACGCCTCGAATCTATCACCCCGTCGCTCGAAGAGCGGTTCGACCAGTCGACGTCGCAGACCCCCGAGATTCGGATGGTGAAGTCCCGCAACACCGCGCTCAAGCGGTTACGGTCCGGTCTCTCGGAGGCCGAACACGAGGCGCTCGTCGCCATCCCCGACCACGTCTATCCCGAGATCGAAGACGAACTCAGAGCGGCCGTCGACCGAGGGGTGTTCACCTTCCTGCTCCTCGGCGAACGAGACGAGGCCGACGACGTCGAACGCGAGTTCGCCGGCGTCGCGGACGTCGTTCGGTACTGGCACCAGAGCCTCCCGTTCCTCTACGCCGTCGACGACGAGTCCGCGATGATCGGCAACTCCGACGTGCTCTCGCTCACGCACAACGACAAGGATGCCGTCACCGTCTCGCAGGGGCACCTCTCGGGGTCGGTACTCGGCATGTACCTCAGCGCCTACTGGCCCGCCTCGACGATACAGTACGTGGCCGAACCCGAACCGCTTCCCGCGACGTTCGACTGGTTCCGGCAGGCGGTCTTCCACGCGTTCCTCCACCGTCAGCAGGGCACCAACCTCTGGGCCGACGTCGTGACCGACGACGGCACGCAACTCTCCGGGCGAGTCGTAGACGTGCGACAGGCGTTCGTCGAACCGTCGACGAACGACTACACGCTGGAGACGAGTATCCACCTCGAAACCGACACCGGGACGGTGAGTTGCGGCGGTCCCGGCGCGTTCATCGAAGATCACCGCGCGGAGATGGTCGCGCTCCGGTCGGAACCCTGA
- a CDS encoding ABC transporter substrate-binding protein gives MWKNNTTDSNRSPLSRRRFVRAVGATGITAGIAGCGGQQATQTATQTQGGGDASATETESTATAVEVNSESLSLIQELAYVTNQTLPVLPLQEKLAQSFQTTDSWDVPPKDSPKIQTYWPTDWLPRYGEWTATDGSSDERLTLAQWAVPKDSQYNTWNAKNFAEPRRTLFDRFMNYNLKTQEYSGYLVSEWELNGDTLSMTVREGQTWHDGTPVTATDVVNQIKLDIYNGGSLGRFVAPDDEGAVADRVTAVDERTAELTLATQVNEDILLAYLQPKYLVAHEETYGEFVTRLDEAGSADERSTVLGELTSLAVSEPVGSGPFEFENADTQRTLVSKFEDHPDAGNINFPEVEYLYKPSNQSRWNSLINEETDGSATLFVPSNKLNQLPDSVQTSLIPRHWGMGLVFNHEEEPVSDPRVRKALAHVINREAVAMNSGAGTNSKIAVTYPTGLTSEFSGQVEGTWLDGVTDQFQTYGRGASQTEKAASLLEEAGYRKQGGTWGKDGQALRIPIKGPSGFSDWVAGAQTAVSQLDQFGIEAEPVMKDNSAYWGQDYVNGNFVVGLQGWASYDNSHPYFHYKFMYDSSDSGYWNVPSELDAPVLHDQVRDGETVAPGSLVSKLSTASE, from the coding sequence ATGTGGAAAAATAACACGACAGATTCGAATCGGTCGCCGCTCTCGCGGCGGCGATTCGTACGCGCGGTCGGCGCAACGGGCATCACGGCGGGAATCGCGGGCTGTGGCGGACAACAGGCGACACAGACGGCGACGCAGACCCAGGGCGGGGGCGACGCGTCGGCGACCGAGACCGAATCGACGGCGACGGCGGTCGAGGTCAACAGCGAGTCCCTTTCGCTGATACAGGAGCTCGCGTACGTGACGAACCAGACGCTCCCGGTGCTGCCGCTCCAGGAGAAGCTCGCACAGTCGTTCCAGACCACGGATAGCTGGGACGTCCCGCCGAAGGACAGCCCCAAGATTCAGACGTACTGGCCGACCGACTGGCTGCCGCGCTACGGCGAGTGGACCGCGACCGATGGAAGCTCCGACGAGCGGCTGACGCTCGCACAGTGGGCCGTTCCGAAGGATTCCCAGTACAACACGTGGAACGCGAAGAACTTCGCCGAGCCCCGTCGGACGCTGTTCGACCGGTTCATGAACTACAATCTGAAGACCCAGGAGTACTCCGGATACCTCGTCTCCGAGTGGGAACTGAACGGGGACACTCTCTCGATGACCGTCCGCGAGGGGCAGACGTGGCACGACGGAACGCCGGTCACCGCGACGGACGTGGTGAACCAGATCAAACTCGACATCTACAACGGCGGCAGTCTCGGTCGGTTCGTCGCGCCCGACGACGAGGGGGCGGTCGCGGACCGCGTCACCGCGGTGGACGAACGAACCGCCGAACTGACGCTCGCCACGCAGGTGAACGAGGACATCCTGTTGGCGTACCTCCAGCCGAAGTACCTCGTCGCCCACGAGGAGACGTACGGCGAGTTCGTGACGCGACTCGACGAGGCGGGGTCGGCCGACGAGCGCTCGACGGTCCTGGGCGAACTCACGAGTCTGGCGGTTTCCGAACCGGTCGGGAGCGGGCCGTTCGAATTCGAGAACGCGGACACCCAGCGAACGCTCGTCTCGAAGTTCGAGGACCACCCGGACGCCGGGAACATCAACTTCCCCGAGGTCGAGTACCTCTACAAACCGTCGAACCAGAGCCGGTGGAACTCGCTCATCAACGAGGAGACGGACGGGTCGGCGACGCTGTTCGTCCCGAGCAACAAGCTGAACCAACTCCCCGACTCCGTGCAGACGAGCCTCATCCCCCGACACTGGGGGATGGGTCTCGTGTTCAACCACGAGGAAGAACCGGTGAGCGACCCGCGCGTTCGCAAGGCGCTGGCGCACGTCATCAACCGCGAAGCCGTCGCGATGAACTCCGGGGCCGGAACCAACTCGAAGATCGCCGTCACCTATCCGACGGGACTGACGAGCGAGTTCAGCGGGCAGGTCGAGGGAACGTGGCTGGACGGCGTCACCGACCAGTTCCAGACGTACGGCCGCGGCGCATCACAGACCGAGAAAGCGGCGTCCCTCCTCGAAGAGGCGGGGTATCGGAAGCAGGGCGGCACGTGGGGCAAAGACGGGCAGGCGCTCAGAATCCCGATCAAGGGACCCTCCGGGTTCTCCGATTGGGTCGCCGGCGCGCAGACGGCCGTCTCCCAACTTGACCAGTTCGGCATCGAAGCCGAACCCGTGATGAAGGACAACTCCGCCTACTGGGGACAGGACTACGTGAACGGCAACTTCGTCGTCGGTCTGCAGGGGTGGGCCTCCTACGACAACTCCCATCCGTACTTCCACTACAAGTTCATGTACGACAGCTCCGATTCGGGCTACTGGAACGTGCCGAGCGAACTGGACGCGCCCGTCCTGCACGACCAGGTTCGCGACGGTGAGACGGTCGCGCCCGGGTCGCTCGTCTCGAAGCTATCCACGGCCAGTGAGTGA
- a CDS encoding universal stress protein, producing MTRVLVTVERADRDRALLERAKALAVGAETDEDLLVVALATPEAYEEIEETLAVIGRAEHTTYAEDDVLDGVSADVEDTANDVLEPDVGYELRTIVAGVDEQAEALLGVANRTGCDHIFLPGYRRSPTKKAIFGDRAQRVILDFDGSVTVGMN from the coding sequence ATGACACGCGTACTCGTCACCGTCGAACGGGCGGACCGAGACAGAGCGCTCCTGGAGCGAGCGAAAGCGCTCGCCGTCGGAGCGGAGACGGACGAAGACCTCCTCGTCGTCGCACTGGCGACACCCGAAGCGTACGAGGAAATCGAGGAGACGCTGGCGGTGATCGGTCGGGCAGAGCACACGACCTACGCCGAAGACGACGTCCTCGACGGCGTCTCCGCGGACGTCGAGGACACGGCGAACGACGTCCTCGAACCGGACGTGGGGTACGAACTCAGGACGATCGTCGCGGGGGTGGACGAGCAGGCCGAGGCGCTTCTCGGCGTCGCGAACCGAACGGGCTGTGACCACATCTTCCTCCCGGGGTACCGACGGTCGCCGACGAAGAAGGCCATCTTCGGCGACCGCGCCCAACGCGTCATCCTCGATTTCGACGGCTCCGTGACCGTCGGGATGAACTGA
- a CDS encoding ABC transporter ATP-binding protein, with protein MPRSRTEAGRRADDPIVEVRDASVTYDLEHRAAMVLDDVSLDLRRGEILGVVGESGSGKSMLANAMMDAVEEPGITTGTVQYVPEPTAEPVDVLGLSDEELRAFRWEEIAMVFQGALSSFNPTMTIEGHFEETLEAHGYDVDEGMERARELLSDLYLNPERVLNSYSHELSGGMSQRALIALSLVLEPNVLLMDEPTAALDLLMQRSILSLLDDIKEKYDLSILFITHDLPLVAGLADRLAILYAFELVEVGPSTRIVRDSQHPYTRALLRAVPSIDAPLETMQPIPGSAPNPAHTPDGCHYTPRCPLATDECRRETPPWFDAGDDQRTACFHHDEAESAVPLEPEVIQS; from the coding sequence ATGCCACGAAGCAGAACAGAAGCCGGACGCCGCGCCGACGACCCGATCGTCGAGGTTCGAGACGCGAGCGTCACCTACGACCTGGAGCACCGAGCGGCGATGGTACTGGACGACGTGAGTCTCGACCTCAGACGGGGCGAGATACTCGGTGTCGTCGGCGAGTCGGGGTCGGGCAAATCGATGCTCGCCAACGCGATGATGGACGCCGTCGAGGAGCCGGGAATCACGACCGGCACGGTTCAGTACGTCCCCGAACCGACCGCCGAACCGGTCGACGTGCTCGGCCTGTCAGACGAGGAGTTGCGGGCGTTCCGCTGGGAGGAGATCGCCATGGTGTTCCAGGGGGCGCTGTCGTCGTTCAACCCCACGATGACCATCGAGGGGCACTTCGAGGAGACGCTCGAAGCCCACGGCTACGACGTGGACGAGGGGATGGAGCGCGCGCGGGAACTGCTCTCCGACCTGTATCTGAATCCCGAGCGAGTGCTGAACTCGTACTCGCACGAACTCTCCGGCGGGATGAGTCAACGAGCGCTCATCGCCCTGTCGCTGGTCTTAGAGCCGAACGTGCTGTTGATGGACGAACCCACGGCGGCGCTCGACCTCCTCATGCAGCGGTCCATCCTGAGTCTGCTCGACGATATCAAGGAGAAGTACGACCTCTCCATCCTGTTCATCACGCACGACTTACCGCTCGTCGCCGGCCTGGCCGACCGGTTGGCCATCCTGTACGCGTTCGAACTCGTGGAGGTCGGTCCGAGTACGCGAATCGTCCGCGACTCACAACACCCCTACACGCGAGCGTTGCTCCGGGCTGTTCCGAGCATCGACGCGCCGCTTGAGACGATGCAGCCGATTCCCGGAAGCGCGCCGAACCCCGCCCACACGCCGGACGGCTGTCACTACACGCCGCGATGTCCGCTGGCGACCGACGAGTGTCGGCGGGAGACCCCGCCGTGGTTCGACGCGGGAGACGACCAGCGAACGGCGTGCTTCCACCACGACGAGGCCGAATCGGCCGTTCCGCTCGAACCGGAGGTGATTCAGTCGTGA
- a CDS encoding ABC transporter permease yields the protein MSYVLKRIGRSVLTIFVVVSASFGLIRLLPGGPLDYLRAQMIQRGGSDLSSAELNRRIAAQTNIAVDEPLYVQYFDYMAAIFQGDFGQSLWYDQSVASVIGPAIPWTVFLTATALFLAFAVGVSLGAFMAYEEGSRFDVVSTGVGLVLNSTPGYVVALLFVAFLGYRFQLFPTGGRYASELTPGLNVPFFVSVLYHGTLPILSMAIVGFGGWALSMRGNSIRVLGEDYLRVARLRGLPTRRIAMRYVARNAILPMYTGLMIAIGTVFGGAVIIENIFAYPGIGFYLIQAINARDSPLMMGAFILITVAMVIGITIADLTYGWIDPRAKGGASRESY from the coding sequence ATGAGCTACGTACTCAAGCGAATCGGGCGGTCGGTGCTCACCATCTTCGTGGTGGTCTCGGCCAGTTTCGGTCTCATCAGACTGCTCCCGGGGGGACCGCTGGATTACCTGCGGGCGCAGATGATTCAGCGCGGCGGGAGCGACCTCTCGTCGGCCGAGTTGAACCGCCGAATCGCCGCCCAGACGAACATCGCGGTGGACGAACCGCTGTACGTCCAGTACTTCGACTACATGGCTGCCATCTTCCAGGGGGACTTTGGGCAGTCTCTCTGGTACGACCAGTCGGTGGCGAGCGTCATCGGGCCGGCCATCCCGTGGACGGTGTTCCTGACGGCCACCGCGCTGTTTCTGGCGTTCGCCGTCGGGGTGTCGCTCGGCGCGTTCATGGCCTACGAAGAGGGATCGCGGTTCGACGTCGTCTCGACCGGCGTCGGACTCGTCCTCAACTCCACGCCGGGATACGTGGTCGCACTGCTGTTCGTCGCCTTCCTCGGCTACCGGTTCCAACTGTTCCCGACCGGCGGTCGGTACGCCTCGGAGTTGACGCCGGGACTCAACGTCCCCTTCTTCGTCAGCGTGCTGTACCACGGCACCCTACCCATCCTCTCGATGGCCATCGTCGGGTTCGGCGGGTGGGCGCTGAGCATGCGGGGGAACAGCATCCGCGTCCTCGGCGAGGACTACCTCCGGGTCGCCAGACTCCGGGGGCTTCCGACTCGGCGCATCGCCATGCGGTACGTCGCTCGGAACGCGATTCTCCCGATGTACACGGGGCTGATGATCGCCATCGGGACGGTGTTCGGCGGCGCGGTCATCATCGAGAACATCTTCGCGTATCCCGGAATCGGGTTCTACCTGATTCAGGCCATCAACGCGCGCGACTCGCCGCTGATGATGGGCGCGTTCATCCTCATCACCGTCGCGATGGTCATCGGCATCACCATCGCGGACCTGACGTACGGCTGGATCGACCCGCGGGCCAAAGGAGGTGCCTCGCGTGAGTCCTACTGA
- a CDS encoding ABC transporter permease yields MSPTDRPDDGADAPREENASDPLVDAVGGAYADSTEAERDARSAITGHDGTGRRIADGGRTVSEFEQMAEVSMTDAERRRQWFDERLLAPARIVWNDWRARVGLLVVAAYLFMGIVAPYIVTEPRPNQGPLLVGAFRTLTYPLGTTASGTSILSQVVHATPSMLVMITAGAVFTVVLGTAVGTVAGYKGGRTDSVLMTLSDIMLSIPGLPLTIVLATALQIQGNPVVIGVLLTINAWAGLARAIRSQVLTIRDDEYVEASRIMGMGTPTIVTGDIIPNLMPYITMNFVQQARAVIFGSVGLYFLGVLPYNSTNWGVMMNAAVNRAGATSSPTAFHWLLVPMVTVIILALGLTLLAQGADRVFNPRVRARHAKSVAGDGDGDRTETTKTGEI; encoded by the coding sequence GTGAGTCCTACTGACCGGCCGGACGACGGCGCCGACGCGCCGCGCGAGGAGAACGCGTCCGACCCGTTAGTGGACGCCGTCGGCGGTGCGTACGCCGATTCGACCGAAGCCGAACGCGACGCTCGCTCGGCGATCACCGGACACGACGGAACGGGGAGACGCATCGCCGACGGCGGACGGACCGTCTCGGAGTTCGAACAGATGGCCGAGGTGTCGATGACCGACGCGGAGCGTCGTCGCCAGTGGTTCGACGAGCGACTCCTCGCACCCGCTCGAATCGTCTGGAACGATTGGCGCGCCAGAGTCGGCCTGCTCGTCGTCGCGGCGTACCTCTTCATGGGTATCGTCGCACCCTACATCGTCACCGAACCGCGGCCGAACCAGGGGCCGCTTCTCGTCGGCGCGTTCCGAACGCTGACGTACCCGCTGGGGACGACGGCGTCGGGAACGAGCATCCTCTCGCAGGTGGTCCACGCCACGCCGTCGATGCTCGTGATGATAACCGCGGGCGCGGTGTTCACCGTCGTCCTCGGAACGGCGGTCGGCACCGTCGCCGGCTACAAAGGCGGACGAACAGACAGCGTGCTGATGACGCTCTCGGACATCATGCTGAGTATCCCGGGTCTGCCGCTGACCATCGTGCTCGCGACGGCGCTGCAGATTCAGGGGAACCCGGTCGTCATCGGCGTGTTACTCACCATCAACGCGTGGGCCGGGTTGGCTCGCGCGATTCGCTCGCAGGTGCTCACCATCCGCGACGATGAGTACGTCGAAGCGTCGCGCATCATGGGTATGGGCACGCCCACCATCGTCACCGGCGACATCATCCCGAACCTGATGCCGTACATCACGATGAACTTCGTCCAGCAGGCGCGGGCGGTCATCTTCGGCTCCGTCGGGCTGTACTTCCTCGGCGTCCTCCCCTACAACAGCACCAACTGGGGAGTGATGATGAACGCCGCGGTCAATCGCGCCGGTGCGACGTCGTCGCCCACGGCCTTCCACTGGTTGCTCGTGCCGATGGTGACGGTGATCATCCTCGCTCTCGGCTTGACGCTCCTCGCGCAGGGTGCCGACCGCGTGTTCAACCCGCGGGTTCGTGCACGCCACGCCAAGTCCGTCGCGGGGGACGGAGACGGTGACAGAACCGAGACGACGAAGACGGGAGAGATTTGA
- a CDS encoding glycoside hydrolase family 43 protein, whose protein sequence is MNHTHAVWDPNVDEDRYRNPIIHADYSDPDVVRVGDEFFMTASSFNAVPGLPILHSRDLVNWRLINHAIQELPPAFDRPQHGNGVWAPSINYHDGTFYIYYGDPDRGVYMTSTEDPRGRWTDLTLVHEAEGWIDTAPLWDDDGNAYLVHAFAKSRAGVNSVLHVAPMAPDGTRLVGESREVFDGHGDHPTIEGPKLYERDGRYYVFAPAGGVSDGWQTVLRSEDVYGPYDDRIVLAQGETDVNGPHQGAWVDTESGGDWFLHFQELDPYGRIVHLQPLRWDDGWPVIGRDEDGDGTGEPVGIHEKPDVSAGELPTMTPQTSDDFESARLGLQWQWHGNPQFGWHSLTHRPDALRLFPRAADDAENLWSVPNLLLQKFPAPSFTVTTAVDCELGDEGGYGGLLVMGTEYASLDVRRTSDGIEVTQRRNTAPADGDTDTVLERVSIQQSSVRLRASVEAGGRVEFAYATDESESEFESIGAPFQAQQGRWIGAKIGLFAVQSVDIDAPAERGYLDVEYFRVEGPDGA, encoded by the coding sequence GTGAATCATACGCACGCCGTGTGGGACCCGAACGTCGACGAGGACCGATACCGAAACCCGATTATCCACGCGGACTACTCCGACCCGGACGTGGTCCGCGTGGGAGACGAGTTCTTCATGACCGCGTCGAGTTTCAACGCCGTGCCGGGGCTGCCGATTCTTCACTCGCGCGACCTCGTGAACTGGCGGCTCATCAACCACGCCATCCAGGAGTTGCCACCCGCGTTCGACCGCCCGCAGCACGGTAACGGCGTCTGGGCGCCGTCGATCAACTACCACGACGGGACCTTCTACATCTACTACGGCGACCCCGACCGCGGCGTCTACATGACGTCGACCGAGGACCCTCGCGGTCGGTGGACGGACCTGACGCTCGTCCACGAAGCCGAGGGATGGATCGACACGGCACCGCTCTGGGACGACGACGGAAACGCCTACCTCGTCCACGCGTTCGCGAAGAGTCGCGCCGGGGTCAACAGCGTCCTCCACGTCGCGCCGATGGCACCGGACGGAACACGTCTCGTCGGGGAGAGCCGCGAGGTGTTCGACGGGCACGGCGACCACCCCACCATCGAGGGACCGAAGCTCTACGAGCGAGACGGACGGTACTACGTCTTCGCGCCCGCCGGCGGGGTGAGCGACGGCTGGCAGACTGTCCTGCGCTCGGAGGACGTCTACGGGCCGTACGACGACCGGATCGTCCTCGCACAGGGGGAGACGGACGTCAACGGCCCGCATCAGGGAGCGTGGGTCGACACGGAGAGCGGCGGGGACTGGTTCCTGCACTTCCAAGAACTCGACCCGTACGGTCGCATCGTCCATCTCCAGCCCCTTCGGTGGGACGACGGCTGGCCCGTCATCGGCCGCGACGAGGACGGCGACGGGACCGGCGAACCGGTCGGAATCCACGAGAAACCCGACGTCTCCGCGGGCGAACTCCCGACGATGACGCCGCAGACCAGCGACGACTTCGAGTCGGCTCGGTTGGGACTCCAGTGGCAGTGGCACGGAAACCCCCAGTTCGGGTGGCACTCGCTTACTCATCGCCCCGACGCGCTCCGTCTGTTCCCCCGGGCCGCCGACGATGCGGAGAACCTGTGGTCCGTGCCGAACCTGCTCCTCCAGAAGTTCCCCGCCCCCTCGTTCACGGTGACGACGGCCGTCGACTGCGAACTCGGAGACGAAGGTGGATACGGGGGACTGCTCGTCATGGGGACCGAGTACGCGTCCCTCGACGTTCGTCGGACGTCCGACGGCATCGAGGTGACGCAGCGTCGGAACACCGCGCCGGCGGACGGAGATACCGACACGGTGCTCGAACGAGTGTCTATCCAACAGTCGTCGGTGCGGCTACGGGCGTCGGTCGAAGCGGGCGGACGAGTCGAGTTCGCGTACGCGACGGACGAGTCCGAATCCGAGTTCGAGTCCATCGGAGCGCCGTTTCAGGCGCAACAGGGACGCTGGATCGGAGCGAAAATCGGCTTGTTCGCCGTGCAATCGGTAGATATAGACGCGCCGGCAGAACGTGGATATCTCGACGTCGAGTACTTCCGGGTCGAGGGACCGGACGGAGCTTAG
- a CDS encoding ABC transporter ATP-binding protein translates to MSERTDSSRATGGDDVVVSLDDVSVHFEKEQGFVDSIRNEPKRVRAVDGVSLDIEENDVLALVGESGCGKTTLGKTIIGVQRPTDGTVAYRGQDVWDAKDGTGEVTVPHGDIRRALQIIHQDPGAALNPNRKVLASLEAPLKRWNSEMSTEDRRARIFALLDRVGMDPPQDYAHRYPHQLSGGEQQRVALVRALLMNPDVILADEAVSALDVSLRVETMDLLLELQRQFDTSFVFISHTLSNARYLAEKAGGRVGIMYLGEIVEIGPPQEVLRDPKHPYSKVLRWATADLDPSERQMTDPPVRSIDIPDPVDPPSGCRFHTRCPEAREVCRSEAPELGEDAAQPGARCAACHRTDPDHEYWRSEPLDGVEADSAPQESDD, encoded by the coding sequence GTGAGCGAACGGACCGACTCCAGCCGAGCAACCGGCGGCGACGACGTGGTCGTCTCGCTCGACGACGTCTCCGTCCACTTCGAGAAAGAGCAGGGGTTCGTCGACTCGATACGCAACGAACCGAAGCGGGTGAGAGCCGTCGACGGCGTCTCTCTCGACATCGAGGAGAACGACGTGCTCGCCTTGGTCGGCGAGTCCGGGTGCGGGAAGACCACGCTCGGAAAGACCATCATCGGCGTGCAACGCCCCACCGACGGAACCGTGGCGTACCGCGGACAGGACGTGTGGGATGCCAAGGACGGAACCGGCGAGGTGACGGTCCCGCACGGCGATATCCGACGGGCGCTCCAGATAATCCACCAGGACCCGGGCGCCGCCCTCAATCCCAACCGAAAGGTGCTGGCGTCGCTCGAAGCGCCGTTGAAGCGGTGGAACTCCGAGATGTCCACCGAAGACCGCCGAGCGCGTATCTTCGCGCTGTTGGACCGCGTCGGGATGGACCCGCCGCAGGATTACGCGCACCGGTACCCGCACCAACTGAGCGGCGGCGAACAACAACGCGTCGCGCTCGTCCGCGCACTGCTCATGAACCCTGACGTGATTCTCGCGGACGAAGCCGTGAGCGCCCTCGACGTCTCGCTCCGCGTGGAGACGATGGACCTGCTCCTCGAACTACAGAGGCAGTTCGACACGTCGTTCGTCTTCATCTCGCACACGCTGTCGAACGCCCGCTATCTCGCGGAGAAGGCCGGCGGTCGCGTCGGCATCATGTACCTCGGCGAAATCGTCGAAATCGGACCGCCCCAAGAGGTGCTTCGCGACCCGAAGCACCCGTACTCGAAGGTGCTCCGGTGGGCGACCGCCGACCTCGACCCGAGCGAACGGCAGATGACGGACCCCCCGGTCCGCTCGATCGACATTCCGGACCCGGTCGATCCCCCGTCCGGCTGTCGGTTCCACACCCGCTGTCCCGAGGCGCGCGAAGTGTGCCGGAGCGAAGCACCCGAACTCGGCGAGGACGCCGCGCAACCGGGGGCTCGCTGTGCGGCCTGCCACCGGACCGACCCCGACCACGAGTACTGGCGCAGCGAACCGCTCGACGGCGTCGAAGCCGACTCCGCACCCCAGGAGAGCGATGACTGA